ATCTTTAAACTCAGGAATGCCGATGGCACGAACCCAGATCTGTGTACCGTCTGCCTGTACAAGTTTGAACTCTTCATCGTAAGGAGTGCCGGTTGTCAACGCCCGCTGAAACAAATAATTTATGCGGTCCTGACTTTCTTTTACGTAAAAACTAATCGCGGTCTCGTAATCGGGTTCGAAATCGTCCGACACTTTATGGATTTTTTTGGTAGTTTGGGACCAGAAAGTCCTTTTGTTTTTCAGATTTACTTCCCAACCGCCTACCATTGCGGCAGCGCTGGTCTGCTCTAAGATTTTTTTGGTGTAGATAAGGTCTTTTTCCAAAGACATTTTTTCAGTCACATTCAGAGCCGTACTCAGAACATACGGTTTACCTTCGTCATCAATTTCTACCATATTATGATACATCCACACAAGTTCTTCGTTATCTTTTGAACAAAGGACCATATATCCGGAATCTTCACCGTTTTCAGCAATCCTGTCGTGGTAGTCCTATAACAATGGTAGATTGTTTTTAGGGACTAGATCCCTCAGGTTAAGTTTCTTGGTTTCCTCTAGAGAATATTTAAGGATCTCACGCCCTTTTTCATTAACAGCCAGGATATTGCCCTCCATATCGTGCATACTCATGAGGCCAATGGCGTTTTCAAAAAAGGTTCTGAAACGTTTTTCAGAACGTTCTATTTTCTGTTTATCATTTACAAGTCGTGTAATATTACGGCCAAAACAGAAACTTTTGTTTTGCTTCTTGCTCCGTTTAAAGTTCCATTCAATGTATGCTGATTCGCATGATTTCAGAATAAAATTTGTGGTAACGGCATGTTCGCCACCAGTCCAATCAACTTCTTCTAAATTAATATCAGCGTTCCGCATTTTCAGGACCTCCGAAAAGGATTTGCCGATAACGTCTTCATTCTTCAAACAAAATGCATTTTCGAAAGCAGGATTTATCTTTTTAATTTTAAAATCATAATCCATTACGCCAATCAGGTTGTTGGTAACAGAAAAAAGCTGTTCGAAATATTCAGCGTTTGAATATCTGACTCTATCCATCAGATTACGTGAAACGGCGGCGCCCAGTTTTTCAAGGGCTGAGATCTGTGATGAAGAAAGTGTTTTGGGTTTATAATCAATCACACATAAGGTACCGAGCACCAAACCTTCCTCATCAAGTAACGGAATACCGGCATAAAACCGGATTCCGCTAGCGAGAATCAACGGGTTATCAGATGAGCGCTCATCCTCTAACGTGTCCTTAATTATAAGGGTTTTCCCGCTTTGCACAGCATATTGGCACACGGTATTCTGGCGGTCTATAAAATCCAGCTCTATACCTACGCAACTCTGTACGGTTTGTGTATCCCGTTCCATTATTGAGAGAAAAGAGGCTGGGCTGTCCGCAATAAGGCGGGCAGTTTCTGTAAAGACGTCCAGACTGGGATCTTTCGCCAAACCTATCAGGTCGTGATAAGCCAGTTTTATCAGTCTTTTCTCTTCGTTTTCTGGTAACGGAAATTCATTCATAGGATACACAATATGATGGAAAATTACAGATATTTACCGGAAATAAAATTTATTTTTCAAAGACTGCATAATCACCGGCTTTCAGCACGAAACCTTTGTCTTGAGAAAAGTCGCGCGGTGTATTTTCAAAAACATTTTTATACACGCCACGTACCGCCGCATCATCTAGTCTGAAAGTTACCGCTTCCTGTGACAGGTTCAGTACAGTAAGGACTTCATCTTTACCATTTTTCCTAAGATAAGCCATGATTTTGTCATCAGCGGAGGTCTTCAACAGATAAGTAGAAACCGCAGGATCACCGCCCCGCAATGCAGGATTATTAGATTTTAGATTCAGTAAAGTTTTATAGAAATCATGAAGTTCATAGGTTCCGGTCCATGGGATTGGATCTTTGGTGAAGAACTCCAGTCTTTTTGTTTTCAGAGGAAGTTCCTGGCCGTTGTAGATCAGCGGTACGCCGTTCCAGGTGATAGAAAATACAGCAAGTGGCTTTGCGAGCAAGCCATACTTTTCATATTCTGTTCCGTTCCAGGTATTTTCGTCATGATTTGAGGTAAACCAGGCGCGCATGGAGCCGTTACCTATCGCGTCATATCTTTTCAAAAGTGCCTTCAAGTCGTTAAAACTTGCTTTGCCTTCATTATAATCCTTGGTTTTGTGCATCCAGTTCCAGATATAACTGGCGTCGAAAACCTTCCCATATTCAGGATTGTCGAGTTCATCGAATTCACCGAGCCAAAACAGAGGCTTGATTTTTTCAACTTCCGGTCTTGCCTGTTGCCAGAAATCTACCTCCACCCAGGCTGCCAAATCGCATCGGAAACCATCAATATTGGTTTCGCGCACCCAGAATTTCATTGCCTCGATCATTGCCTCGCGCATTTTCGGGTTGCTGTAATCAAGCTCGATGATGTCATCCATACC
This DNA window, taken from Chryseobacterium sp. 6424, encodes the following:
- a CDS encoding alpha-amylase family glycosyl hydrolase, translating into MKKLIVLSLIGIGLLSCNTQKNTHMNELPSEWKHSTNIYEVNVRQYTQEGTFRAFQKDLPRLKDMGVKTLWLMPVTPIAQKNKKGPLGSQYAAQDYTAINPEFGTMQDFKELVNEAHKMGFKVIIDWVANHTGWDHVWTKTNPDFYLKDPKTNDFQIASGMDDIIELDYSNPKMREAMIEAMKFWVRETNIDGFRCDLAAWVEVDFWQQARPEVEKIKPLFWLGEFDELDNPEYGKVFDASYIWNWMHKTKDYNEGKASFNDLKALLKRYDAIGNGSMRAWFTSNHDENTWNGTEYEKYGLLAKPLAVFSITWNGVPLIYNGQELPLKTKRLEFFTKDPIPWTGTYELHDFYKTLLNLKSNNPALRGGDPAVSTYLLKTSADDKIMAYLRKNGKDEVLTVLNLSQEAVTFRLDDAAVRGVYKNVFENTPRDFSQDKGFVLKAGDYAVFEK
- a CDS encoding PAS domain S-box protein, translated to MNEFPLPENEEKRLIKLAYHDLIGLAKDPSLDVFTETARLIADSPASFLSIMERDTQTVQSCVGIELDFIDRQNTVCQYAVQSGKTLIIKDTLEDERSSDNPLILASGIRFYAGIPLLDEEGLVLGTLCVIDYKPKTLSSSQISALEKLGAAVSRNLMDRVRYSNAEYFEQLFSVTNNLIGVMDYDFKIKKINPAFENAFCLKNEDVIGKSFSEVLKMRNADINLEEVDWTGGEHAVTTNFILKSCESAYIEWNFKRSKKQNKSFCFGRNITRLVNDKQKIERSEKRFRTFFENAIGLMSMHDMEGNILAVNEKGREILKYSLEETKKLNLRDLVPKNNLPLL